The Dehalobacter sp. region TCGTGCACAGCCGCAGGAGTGACCCGGTTACACCCGCCTATAGGCCCCCTTGATCCTGAACTCATGAGGGAAGTAATACAGCTGTCGCTGGACATTGGCAACGATAATAAGCCCCTTACACTCATTGATCCTGAGACAGCACAGTGGATGAAGAAAATCGATCCTGACCTTGTGCTGGTTCCAGATCTGAACCATTTTGAGTACGTGTACCGGGCTCTCGACCTCGCTGAGCTTCCGGGAAAGAAATATCTCAAAATCCGCAGCCAGATTAACAAATTCCGGAAAAATTACCGGCATTCTGTCGAGCCGATAACCCCCGAAAACCGGAAAGAAATGATGGAGTTCCTGGTCAAGTGGTGTAAGAGCAAAAAGTGCAAGAACAATTTCACTCTTGCCCACGAAGTAGAGGCGTTTTCCTACGCCATCGAGCACTTAACCGAGTTGCCTTTGCGAGGCCTTTTGATAAGGGTCGGCTCACAGGTAAGTGCCATTTCTCTTTTTGAGCGTCTCAATGCTAATACGGCGCTAATCCATTTTGAGAAAGGGCTGCCGGAATATGAGGAGATATACAAGGTAATCAACGCCGAGACTGCAGCGGTTCTTGCCAGCGAGGTGGAATATATCAATCGGGAAA contains the following coding sequences:
- a CDS encoding phosphatidylglycerol lysyltransferase domain-containing protein; this translates as MLDQKDFKPVTLADRPFFERHYALYPQTHSDNTFTSMLCWNHFMHYRYAYVNGNVILSCTAAGVTRLHPPIGPLDPELMREVIQLSLDIGNDNKPLTLIDPETAQWMKKIDPDLVLVPDLNHFEYVYRALDLAELPGKKYLKIRSQINKFRKNYRHSVEPITPENRKEMMEFLVKWCKSKKCKNNFTLAHEVEAFSYAIEHLTELPLRGLLIRVGSQVSAISLFERLNANTALIHFEKGLPEYEEIYKVINAETAAVLASEVEYINRE